A genome region from Streptomyces sp. S4.7 includes the following:
- a CDS encoding DUF364 domain-containing protein has protein sequence MSGVLAGAHGPDPAGLTATSAFWIHHGTRLAGGDTTYLNQYVLIRLGGSFGACAFEAGEIDPAVCREASGMPLDVLLRDAPRPIRIAALDAYLTEAEPHSRTSRAEPVALPAGTPEIRAKARDAAVAGLLDIAPGAKVGLIGVVNPLVAAIRERGGSPLLCDFNLRTTQWGDLVSDSAETVLGESDAVIATGMTLGNNSFDTVLARCRERAVPLIVYAQTGSAVARAFLGSGVTALSAEPFPFSQFSAEPTTLYRYREPAGGGA, from the coding sequence ATGTCCGGCGTCCTGGCGGGAGCACACGGCCCGGACCCGGCCGGTCTCACGGCCACCAGCGCGTTCTGGATCCACCACGGCACACGCCTCGCCGGGGGCGACACCACCTACCTCAACCAGTACGTACTCATCAGGCTCGGCGGATCCTTCGGAGCCTGCGCCTTCGAAGCCGGTGAGATCGACCCCGCCGTCTGCCGGGAGGCGTCCGGGATGCCCCTGGACGTACTGCTGCGGGATGCTCCCCGGCCGATCCGGATCGCCGCCCTCGACGCCTACCTCACCGAGGCCGAGCCGCATTCCCGGACGTCGCGCGCCGAGCCGGTGGCCCTGCCCGCCGGCACCCCGGAGATCCGGGCGAAGGCCCGCGACGCGGCCGTGGCCGGTCTGCTGGACATCGCACCCGGTGCGAAGGTCGGGCTCATCGGCGTGGTCAATCCGCTGGTCGCCGCGATCCGCGAGCGCGGCGGCAGCCCGCTGCTCTGCGACTTCAATCTCCGCACGACCCAGTGGGGCGACCTCGTCAGCGACAGCGCGGAGACGGTGCTGGGCGAATCCGACGCCGTCATCGCCACCGGAATGACTCTCGGCAACAACTCCTTCGACACCGTCCTCGCCCGGTGCCGCGAACGCGCCGTGCCGCTGATCGTCTACGCCCAGACGGGCAGCGCGGTGGCACGGGCCTTCCTGGGCTCGGGCGTGACCGCCCTGTCCGCCGAGCCGTTCCCGTTCTCCCAGTTCAGCGCGGAGCCGACCACGCTCTACCGCTACCGCGAGCCCGCCGGGGGCGGGGCGTGA
- a CDS encoding GHMP kinase: MSPEPAVSGTGYASCHHGEILQGVFLDARGRRCAALVTLPLTGLGTRADAVLRPGTPPGSHSVDPPDRTKALRAATLALRECRARRPQVPFGKLELRLGGDVPLGLGMGSSSSDVIAAVRAVADACGLRLPSRTVARIAVRAEQASDPLMLDGRPLLFAQREGRVLEVLGDALPPAVVVGCTLGEGRPVDTLSLPAPACGDDDVRAYERLRSLLRRAVAEGDVRLLGKVSTESARRAQRVLRHREFDRLTRVAERTGAVGVQIAHSGSVAGLLFDPAATDLGARLRRCAGALDREGIPVTRTFTTRPSAEHLTPSTRTTPLTPFTTSEESRHGRAHRRRDRTTRPDTPGRRAHLSAL; this comes from the coding sequence ATGTCTCCCGAGCCCGCCGTCTCCGGTACGGGGTACGCCAGTTGCCACCACGGCGAGATCCTGCAGGGCGTCTTCCTCGACGCCCGGGGCCGACGGTGCGCCGCCCTCGTCACCCTGCCGCTGACCGGCCTCGGCACCCGCGCCGACGCCGTACTGCGACCGGGCACCCCGCCAGGGAGCCACTCCGTCGACCCGCCCGACCGCACGAAGGCACTGCGCGCCGCGACCCTCGCCCTGCGGGAATGCCGCGCCCGGCGCCCTCAAGTCCCTTTCGGCAAACTGGAGTTGCGGCTCGGCGGCGACGTTCCGCTGGGACTGGGCATGGGGTCCTCCAGCAGCGATGTCATCGCCGCGGTGCGCGCGGTCGCCGACGCATGCGGGCTGCGGCTGCCGTCGCGGACCGTCGCCCGAATCGCGGTACGGGCCGAGCAGGCGTCCGATCCTCTGATGCTCGACGGCCGGCCACTGCTGTTCGCACAGCGGGAGGGCCGGGTCCTCGAAGTCCTCGGCGACGCGCTGCCGCCCGCCGTGGTGGTCGGCTGCACCCTGGGCGAGGGGCGGCCCGTGGACACCCTGTCCCTCCCGGCCCCGGCCTGCGGCGACGACGACGTGCGCGCCTACGAGCGGCTGCGCTCACTGCTGCGGCGGGCGGTGGCCGAAGGGGATGTCCGGCTGCTCGGGAAAGTCAGTACCGAAAGCGCCCGGCGCGCCCAACGGGTACTGCGCCACCGGGAGTTCGACCGCCTGACGCGCGTGGCCGAGCGGACGGGGGCGGTGGGCGTACAGATCGCTCACAGCGGCAGCGTGGCCGGGCTGCTCTTCGACCCCGCGGCCACTGACCTGGGGGCGCGCCTCCGGCGCTGCGCGGGCGCCCTGGACCGCGAAGGCATCCCCGTGACCCGGACCTTCACGACCCGCCCGTCCGCCGAACACCTCACGCCCTCCACCCGCACCACGCCCCTCACGCCGTTCACGACCAGCGAGGAGTCCCGCCATGGACGAGCACATCGCCGACGCGATCGGACGACCCGACCTGATACGCCTGGACGAAGGGCTCATCTGTCTGCGCTTTGA
- a CDS encoding pyridoxal-phosphate dependent enzyme, with translation MDEHIADAIGRPDLIRLDEGLICLRFESMKAVSATAAVRHLLDTGAVRPGDTLLDSSSGIYAYALALACHRYGMRCHIIGSTTVDHTLRTQLAVLGAEFEQMDPSDDLKLDQKRRVARIHEILAAHPEYHWMRQYHDDIHYLGYRAVADRIHEETGTGPLTVVGGVGSGASTGALARRLREHSPGVGLIGVQPFGSVTFGSEHVPDPDIIIAGIGSSIPFANVDHTLYDTLHWLGFGTALAGSVDLLRRYAVFAGLSTGAAYLTARWERNRDPGRTFLFIAADTGHRYTDSVFARHRTAQPADSLAPRTVATLDDLAHPWSRMNWNRAPAPAPVATRERRTR, from the coding sequence ATGGACGAGCACATCGCCGACGCGATCGGACGACCCGACCTGATACGCCTGGACGAAGGGCTCATCTGTCTGCGCTTTGAGTCCATGAAGGCGGTCTCCGCCACGGCGGCCGTCCGGCACCTGCTCGACACCGGCGCCGTACGGCCCGGCGACACCCTGCTGGACAGCTCCAGCGGCATCTACGCGTACGCCCTCGCCCTGGCCTGCCATCGCTACGGCATGCGCTGCCACATCATCGGCTCCACGACCGTGGACCACACGCTGCGTACGCAACTCGCCGTGCTCGGGGCGGAGTTCGAGCAGATGGACCCCAGCGACGACCTGAAGCTCGACCAGAAGCGCCGGGTCGCGCGCATCCACGAGATCCTCGCCGCGCACCCCGAGTACCACTGGATGCGCCAGTACCACGACGACATCCACTACCTCGGCTACCGGGCCGTAGCCGACCGTATCCACGAGGAGACCGGTACCGGCCCGCTCACCGTGGTCGGCGGAGTCGGATCCGGCGCCTCGACCGGGGCACTCGCCCGCCGTCTGCGGGAACACTCACCCGGCGTCGGCCTCATCGGAGTTCAGCCGTTCGGCAGCGTCACCTTCGGCAGCGAGCACGTGCCCGACCCCGACATCATCATCGCCGGGATCGGCAGCTCCATCCCCTTCGCCAATGTCGACCACACCCTCTACGACACCCTGCACTGGCTGGGCTTCGGCACCGCCCTCGCCGGCAGCGTCGACCTGCTGCGCAGGTACGCCGTCTTCGCCGGACTCTCCACCGGAGCGGCCTATCTCACCGCACGGTGGGAACGCAACCGCGACCCCGGCCGGACCTTCCTCTTCATCGCCGCCGACACCGGCCACCGCTACACCGACTCGGTCTTCGCCCGCCACCGCACGGCGCAGCCGGCCGACTCCCTCGCCCCGCGCACCGTGGCCACGCTCGACGATCTCGCCCACCCCTGGTCCCGGATGAACTGGAACCGCGCACCCGCGCCCGCGCCCGTGGCCACGCGTGAACGGCGGACCCGTTGA
- a CDS encoding iron ABC transporter permease, with protein sequence MCAALAVLLSGSVLLAISLGPAPVPPADTARFLWAALAGGRVEAADITTYQIIWEIRTPRVLLAALVGAGLSAVGVAVQAMVRNALADPFVLGVSSGASVGAVGVTVTGGLAGLGLHAVSAGAFAGALFASFLVYAASSRGGALSPLRLVLTGVCVSFGLQAVMSVIIYLAPSGEATSTVLYWTMGSFGAASWAALPVVTAAVLLGTAVLHRQSRSLDVLALGDETAVSLGISPDRHRRFLLVLASLLTGVMVAVSGAISFVGLVMPHLVRLVAGAGHARVLALAPLAGAVFMVWADLIARTLAAPRELPLGVITALVGVPVFITLMRRKSYLFGGR encoded by the coding sequence ATGTGCGCGGCCCTCGCCGTACTGCTGTCCGGCTCCGTACTACTCGCCATCAGCCTGGGACCGGCCCCGGTCCCGCCCGCCGACACCGCCCGCTTCCTGTGGGCGGCGCTGGCCGGAGGCCGCGTCGAGGCGGCCGACATCACGACGTACCAGATCATCTGGGAGATCCGCACCCCGCGCGTGCTGCTCGCGGCCCTGGTGGGGGCCGGGCTGAGCGCGGTCGGCGTCGCCGTCCAGGCGATGGTCCGCAACGCGCTCGCGGACCCGTTCGTCCTCGGCGTCTCCTCCGGAGCCTCCGTCGGCGCCGTCGGTGTCACGGTCACCGGAGGCCTCGCGGGGCTCGGTCTCCACGCGGTGTCGGCCGGGGCGTTCGCGGGCGCGCTGTTCGCGTCCTTCCTGGTGTACGCCGCATCCTCGCGCGGCGGCGCGCTGTCCCCGCTTCGGCTCGTACTGACCGGCGTCTGCGTCTCGTTCGGACTCCAGGCCGTGATGAGCGTGATCATCTACCTCGCGCCGAGCGGCGAGGCGACCAGCACCGTCCTGTACTGGACGATGGGCAGCTTCGGCGCGGCGAGCTGGGCCGCCCTGCCGGTCGTGACCGCGGCCGTCCTGCTCGGCACAGCGGTGCTGCACCGGCAGAGCCGTTCCCTGGACGTCCTGGCACTCGGCGACGAGACCGCGGTCAGCCTCGGCATCAGCCCCGACCGGCACCGGCGGTTCCTGCTCGTCCTCGCCTCCCTGCTGACCGGAGTCATGGTCGCTGTCAGCGGCGCGATCAGCTTTGTCGGGCTGGTCATGCCGCACCTCGTACGCCTGGTGGCCGGCGCCGGACACGCCCGGGTCCTGGCCCTCGCGCCCCTGGCCGGGGCGGTGTTCATGGTGTGGGCCGACCTGATCGCCCGCACTCTGGCCGCCCCGCGCGAACTGCCGCTCGGCGTCATCACCGCGCTCGTCGGAGTACCGGTCTTCATCACCCTGATGCGCCGCAAGAGCTACCTCTTCGGGGGCCGCTGA
- a CDS encoding ABC transporter ATP-binding protein, translating to MELSLDGVTFALDGRTLVRDLSLHVATGRVIGLVGPNGSGKSTALRCVYRALRPTGGTVLVDRRDLDSLTLRESARAVAAMTQDSSVDLDFTVEEVVALGRAPHLRGNQNLGERERDLVTAAMARLGIGHLAHRGILTLSGGERQRVLVARALVQEPQILVLDEPTNHLDIRHQLELLSLLRGSGLTVLVVLHDLNLAAAACDRLAVLSQSRLVASGTPEEVLTAELLREVFGVRADVVRHPHTGDPQLLYVLPTHP from the coding sequence ATGGAACTCTCCCTCGACGGCGTGACGTTCGCGCTCGACGGCAGGACCCTGGTACGGGACCTGTCCCTGCACGTCGCCACCGGCCGGGTGATCGGACTCGTCGGCCCCAACGGCAGCGGCAAGTCCACCGCCCTGCGGTGCGTCTACCGCGCGCTGAGACCCACCGGCGGAACGGTGCTCGTCGACCGGCGCGACCTCGACTCACTGACGCTGCGCGAGAGCGCGCGGGCCGTCGCCGCCATGACCCAGGACAGCTCCGTGGACCTCGACTTCACCGTCGAGGAGGTCGTCGCCCTCGGCCGGGCCCCGCATCTGCGCGGCAACCAGAACCTGGGTGAACGGGAACGGGACCTGGTGACCGCCGCCATGGCCCGCCTCGGCATCGGCCATCTCGCCCACCGCGGAATCCTGACCCTCTCCGGCGGCGAACGCCAGCGCGTCCTGGTGGCCCGCGCCCTGGTCCAGGAGCCGCAGATCCTGGTCCTGGACGAGCCCACCAACCATCTCGACATCCGTCACCAGCTCGAACTGCTCTCCCTGCTGCGCGGATCGGGCCTCACCGTCCTGGTCGTCCTGCACGACCTCAACCTCGCGGCAGCCGCCTGCGACCGGCTCGCGGTCCTCTCCCAGAGCCGCCTCGTCGCCTCGGGCACCCCCGAGGAGGTCCTCACCGCCGAGCTCCTGCGGGAGGTGTTCGGCGTCCGGGCCGACGTCGTACGCCACCCGCACACCGGCGATCCCCAACTGCTGTACGTACTCCCGACCCACCCGTGA
- a CDS encoding ABC transporter substrate-binding protein produces MSPRPAVRRPALLASALTVAVLLSGCGADIETDTEADAEVKVRRCGESVPYTVPKKAVAYEGGSADKLFSLGLTDHVLGYVMPPANPPVSESPWAAEYAKVKMLSDDLLNKELVVSHKSDLVVAGWNSGFSDQRGITPEILDRLGIQSFMHTESCYNYPGFPEKTAPFDGLYTDLERLGRIFRVEDRATEVVDALKERVDKVGSAAPKTDPLPVFLYDSGTDQPFTAGSQVPPNDIIKTAGARNIFDGLDERWTQVSWEAVTRAAPEVIIILDYGDQPAKEKIDFLRKSPRTSELPAVRKNQFFVLDYNEGISGPRNIDGLEKFASYLTTLKR; encoded by the coding sequence ATGTCCCCACGTCCCGCGGTACGCCGCCCCGCCCTGCTCGCCTCCGCGCTGACCGTCGCCGTCCTGCTGAGCGGCTGCGGCGCCGACATCGAGACCGACACCGAGGCAGACGCCGAGGTCAAGGTGCGCCGGTGCGGCGAGTCCGTCCCGTACACCGTCCCGAAGAAGGCCGTGGCCTACGAAGGCGGCAGCGCCGACAAGCTGTTCAGCCTCGGCCTGACCGACCACGTGCTCGGCTACGTCATGCCCCCGGCCAACCCGCCGGTGAGCGAATCCCCCTGGGCCGCCGAGTACGCCAAGGTCAAGATGCTCAGCGACGACCTCCTCAACAAGGAACTCGTCGTCTCCCACAAGTCCGACCTCGTCGTCGCCGGCTGGAACTCGGGCTTCAGCGACCAGCGCGGCATCACACCCGAGATTCTCGACAGACTCGGCATCCAGAGCTTCATGCACACCGAGAGCTGCTACAACTACCCCGGATTCCCCGAGAAGACGGCCCCCTTCGACGGCCTCTACACCGACCTCGAACGGCTCGGCCGGATCTTCCGCGTGGAGGACAGGGCGACCGAGGTCGTCGACGCCCTCAAAGAGCGTGTGGACAAGGTCGGTTCGGCCGCGCCGAAGACCGACCCCCTGCCGGTGTTCCTCTACGACTCCGGCACGGACCAGCCGTTCACGGCCGGCAGCCAGGTCCCGCCCAACGACATCATCAAGACCGCCGGAGCCCGGAACATCTTCGACGGCCTCGACGAGCGCTGGACCCAGGTGAGCTGGGAAGCCGTCACGCGGGCGGCGCCCGAGGTGATCATCATCCTCGACTACGGCGACCAGCCCGCGAAGGAGAAGATCGACTTCCTGAGGAAATCCCCCCGCACGAGCGAACTTCCGGCCGTGCGGAAGAACCAGTTCTTCGTCCTCGACTACAACGAGGGCATCAGCGGCCCGCGGAACATCGACGGCCTGGAGAAGTTCGCGTCCTACCTCACCACGCTGAAGCGGTGA
- a CDS encoding cryptochrome/photolyase family protein translates to MTPRPHWLFGDQLGPRFVDPRHGGPDARAPLIMIEARSVLRRRRFHRAKAHLVLSAMRHRAAELGDRVTYVRAETYAEGLETALGHPSSRPATHDGGAGGRLTVCHPTSRRALEFVRAREGVEVLPAKGFLVSHDDFAGWAGRGDGQGLRLEGFYRWVRGQHDLLMDGDEPVGGRWNLDRDNREPPPRGQETLDVPRPWQPREDAIDEEVRHDLDRWERDGSVSFVGRDGPRHFPATRREALSALRHFITHRLPDFGSHEDAMLAADPVMSHSLLSAPLNLGLLDPAECVERAERAHRAGDAPLNSVEGFVRQIAGWREYVWHLYWHFGEDYRHRNALRHKAPLPDWFLDLDADAVTANCLSSVLAQVRDTGWTHHIPRLMVLGSRALQDGWDPAAVTDWFHRCFVDGYDWVMLPNVVGMSQYADGGLMTTKPYTSGGAYIHRMSDLCGPCAYRPTDRTGDRACPYTAGYWAFLHRHRDRLAANHRMARAVKGLDRLKDLPELLDTTARRADAAP, encoded by the coding sequence ATGACGCCACGCCCCCACTGGCTGTTCGGGGACCAACTCGGTCCGCGTTTCGTCGACCCGCGTCACGGCGGCCCCGACGCCAGGGCACCGCTGATCATGATCGAGGCGCGCTCGGTGCTGCGCCGGCGCCGCTTCCACCGGGCCAAAGCCCATCTGGTGCTCTCGGCGATGCGGCACCGCGCCGCCGAGCTCGGCGACCGGGTCACGTACGTCCGGGCCGAGACGTACGCCGAGGGCCTGGAGACGGCCCTCGGCCACCCGTCCTCCCGCCCGGCCACGCACGACGGGGGCGCGGGCGGCCGGCTGACGGTCTGCCACCCCACCTCGCGCCGGGCACTGGAGTTCGTCCGGGCGCGCGAGGGCGTCGAGGTCCTGCCGGCGAAGGGCTTCCTGGTCAGCCACGACGACTTCGCGGGCTGGGCCGGCCGCGGCGACGGACAAGGTCTGCGGCTGGAAGGCTTCTACCGCTGGGTTCGCGGGCAGCACGACCTGCTCATGGACGGGGACGAGCCCGTCGGCGGGCGGTGGAACCTCGACCGCGACAACCGCGAACCCCCGCCGCGCGGACAGGAGACGCTCGACGTCCCTCGCCCCTGGCAGCCGCGTGAGGACGCGATCGACGAAGAGGTCCGCCACGACCTCGACCGCTGGGAACGCGACGGCTCCGTCTCCTTCGTCGGCCGTGACGGCCCCCGACACTTTCCCGCCACCCGGCGCGAAGCGCTGTCCGCGCTGCGGCACTTCATCACCCACCGGCTGCCGGACTTCGGCAGCCACGAGGACGCCATGCTCGCGGCCGACCCCGTGATGAGCCACAGTCTGCTGTCCGCGCCCCTGAACCTCGGACTCCTCGACCCGGCCGAATGCGTGGAACGCGCCGAGCGGGCCCACCGCGCCGGCGACGCGCCCCTCAACAGCGTCGAGGGTTTCGTCCGGCAGATCGCCGGCTGGCGCGAGTACGTCTGGCATCTCTACTGGCACTTCGGCGAGGACTACCGCCACCGCAACGCGCTGCGCCACAAGGCCCCGCTGCCCGACTGGTTCCTCGACCTGGACGCCGACGCCGTCACCGCCAACTGCCTGTCCTCCGTGCTCGCCCAGGTGCGGGACACCGGCTGGACCCACCACATCCCGCGCCTGATGGTGCTCGGCAGCCGCGCCCTCCAGGACGGCTGGGACCCGGCGGCCGTCACCGACTGGTTCCACCGCTGCTTCGTCGACGGCTACGACTGGGTGATGCTCCCCAACGTCGTCGGCATGTCCCAGTACGCCGACGGCGGCCTCATGACCACCAAGCCCTACACCTCCGGCGGCGCCTACATCCACCGGATGAGCGATCTCTGCGGCCCCTGCGCCTACCGCCCCACCGACCGCACAGGCGACCGCGCCTGCCCTTACACGGCCGGCTACTGGGCCTTCCTGCACCGCCACCGCGACCGCCTGGCGGCCAACCACCGCATGGCCCGCGCGGTCAAGGGCCTCGACCGGCTCAAGGACCTCCCGGAACTCCTCGACACGACCGCGCGACGCGCGGACGCGGCACCCTGA
- a CDS encoding DUF5996 family protein, translating to MGTTETSLTRSAWPRLRVDEWVETRDTLHMWVQIVGKVRLAHAPLLNHWWQVALYVTPRGLTTSAVPYGVGAFDVEFDFVDHMLRVRTSEGGAHSIALESMPVADFHARVGRTLEELGVPTAIQDHPNEVEPAVPFSTDYQHHTYDPYAAQLFWRQLLQANRVLGEFRGQFVGKVSPVHFFWGAMDLACTRFSGRRAPTHPGGAPNCGDWVMVEGYSHELSSCGFWPGGGEEGAFYSYAYPEPAGFADSPVTPSDAFYSRQNGQFLLPYEAVRTADDPDRALAGFLRSTYAAAADGAGWDRAALETDPERWADR from the coding sequence ATGGGAACGACGGAAACCTCCCTGACCCGGTCGGCGTGGCCGCGGTTGCGCGTCGACGAATGGGTCGAGACCCGCGACACGCTGCACATGTGGGTACAGATCGTGGGCAAGGTCCGGCTGGCACACGCCCCGCTGCTCAACCACTGGTGGCAGGTGGCCCTTTATGTGACCCCCCGGGGGCTGACCACCTCCGCCGTCCCCTACGGCGTCGGGGCCTTCGACGTCGAGTTCGACTTCGTCGACCACATGTTGCGTGTCCGCACCAGTGAAGGCGGCGCCCACTCCATCGCACTGGAGTCCATGCCGGTGGCCGACTTCCACGCCCGCGTCGGGCGGACGCTGGAGGAGCTGGGCGTACCCACGGCCATCCAGGACCATCCGAACGAGGTCGAGCCGGCAGTCCCGTTCTCGACGGACTACCAGCACCACACCTACGACCCGTATGCGGCGCAGCTGTTCTGGCGGCAACTCCTCCAGGCGAACCGCGTGTTGGGGGAGTTCCGTGGTCAGTTCGTCGGCAAGGTGAGCCCGGTGCACTTCTTCTGGGGGGCCATGGACCTGGCGTGCACCCGGTTCTCCGGACGCCGCGCCCCCACACATCCCGGGGGCGCCCCGAACTGCGGTGACTGGGTGATGGTGGAGGGCTACTCGCACGAGCTGAGCAGTTGCGGGTTCTGGCCCGGCGGCGGGGAGGAGGGGGCCTTCTACTCGTACGCCTACCCGGAGCCGGCCGGGTTCGCCGACAGCCCGGTCACCCCGTCGGACGCCTTCTACAGCAGGCAGAACGGGCAGTTCCTGCTGCCGTACGAGGCGGTACGCACCGCCGACGACCCGGACCGTGCACTCGCCGGCTTCCTGCGGAGCACGTACGCGGCAGCCGCGGACGGGGCCGGATGGGACCGGGCGGCACTGGAGACGGACCCGGAGCGCTGGGCCGACCGGTGA
- a CDS encoding VOC family protein — MTSRDDWPTPAQGLVLTHFLTVRDVAVSRRFYADVFGGQVVLAENPCIVKIANGWIIMNPGGGPTPDKPDVVLTAPEPGDPVSSFLNVRVADIAAFHEQATAKGARFLTEPLDRKAELRCYVRDPDGYLIEVGQATGMLEGTFADRTDPPGNGARSGTG, encoded by the coding sequence ATGACTTCCCGTGACGACTGGCCGACGCCCGCGCAGGGCCTGGTGCTGACCCACTTCCTGACCGTGCGGGACGTCGCGGTCTCCCGCCGTTTCTACGCCGACGTGTTCGGCGGGCAGGTGGTGCTGGCGGAGAACCCCTGCATCGTGAAGATCGCCAACGGCTGGATCATCATGAACCCCGGGGGCGGCCCCACCCCCGACAAGCCCGACGTCGTCCTCACCGCTCCCGAACCCGGTGACCCCGTGTCCTCCTTCCTCAACGTACGGGTGGCCGACATCGCGGCCTTCCACGAGCAGGCGACCGCCAAGGGCGCGCGATTCCTCACGGAGCCCCTCGACCGCAAGGCCGAACTCCGCTGCTACGTCAGGGACCCGGACGGCTATCTGATCGAGGTCGGTCAGGCCACCGGCATGCTGGAAGGCACCTTCGCGGATCGCACCGACCCACCGGGGAACGGGGCACGGTCGGGCACCGGCTGA
- a CDS encoding SCO4226 family nickel-binding protein, protein MTQFMDVHRGMKGITADQLKQAHKADADIESEEGVHFEKVWADPRSGTVYCLSDAPSAEAVQRIHGRTGHQADEIHSVPLTA, encoded by the coding sequence ATGACCCAGTTCATGGACGTCCACCGCGGAATGAAGGGCATCACCGCCGACCAGCTGAAGCAGGCCCACAAGGCCGACGCCGACATCGAGAGCGAAGAAGGCGTCCACTTCGAGAAGGTCTGGGCGGACCCGCGGTCCGGCACGGTCTACTGCCTCTCCGACGCCCCCTCGGCCGAGGCGGTCCAGCGCATCCACGGCCGGACGGGCCACCAGGCGGACGAGATCCACTCCGTCCCGCTGACCGCGTGA
- a CDS encoding polysaccharide deacetylase family protein, with amino-acid sequence MARHKGRGWQGRLVAAALGVTAVAAATSMWSAQANPTAAQPKAPVSVPDDPDRKVAEVSAEIVHASDGGARGVNITIDDGPDPAWTPQVLQLLKDNDTKATFCMVGTQAQAHPDLVKQVVAAGHRLCNHTVSHDTTMDTKSEAYQSQQILDAERMITKASGGVRPQYYRAPGGAFTPYSRELAASRGMRPLGWNVDSKDFERPGADAMVATVKREIPNGPTVLFHDAGGDRSQTVAALRGVLPWLREQGYSYGFPER; translated from the coding sequence ATGGCAAGGCACAAGGGAAGGGGATGGCAGGGCCGGCTTGTCGCGGCGGCGCTCGGGGTGACGGCGGTCGCCGCGGCCACCTCCATGTGGAGCGCGCAGGCCAACCCCACGGCGGCGCAGCCGAAGGCACCTGTCTCGGTCCCGGACGACCCGGACCGGAAGGTGGCCGAGGTGTCGGCGGAGATCGTCCACGCCTCTGACGGCGGCGCCCGGGGCGTCAACATCACGATCGACGACGGACCGGACCCGGCCTGGACGCCGCAGGTGCTGCAACTGCTGAAGGACAACGACACGAAGGCCACGTTCTGCATGGTGGGCACCCAGGCCCAGGCGCACCCGGACCTGGTCAAGCAGGTCGTGGCGGCCGGACACCGGCTGTGCAACCACACGGTCTCGCACGACACCACCATGGACACCAAGTCCGAGGCCTACCAGTCCCAGCAGATCCTGGACGCCGAGCGCATGATCACCAAGGCGTCGGGAGGCGTCCGCCCGCAGTACTACCGGGCACCTGGCGGCGCTTTCACCCCGTACAGCCGGGAACTCGCCGCGTCCCGGGGGATGCGCCCGCTGGGCTGGAACGTCGACTCCAAGGACTTCGAACGCCCCGGCGCGGACGCCATGGTCGCCACGGTGAAGCGGGAGATCCCCAACGGCCCGACAGTCCTGTTCCACGACGCGGGAGGCGACCGCTCCCAGACGGTGGCCGCGCTGCGCGGGGTGCTGCCGTGGCTGAGGGAGCAGGGGTACTCCTACGGTTTCCCGGAGCGGTGA
- a CDS encoding GYD domain-containing protein, whose translation MPKFLIQATYTTEGTKGLLSEGASGRRDAVEQVVTGLGGKVEAMYFAFGEDDIVLIIDFPDPVSMAAVSLTVKASGALHTRATPLLTIDEIDEAARRQVNFRAPGP comes from the coding sequence ATGCCGAAGTTCCTCATCCAAGCCACTTATACGACCGAGGGCACGAAGGGTCTGCTCAGCGAGGGCGCGAGTGGGCGGCGCGATGCCGTCGAGCAGGTCGTCACCGGGCTCGGCGGGAAGGTCGAGGCCATGTACTTCGCCTTCGGGGAGGACGACATCGTGCTCATCATCGATTTCCCCGACCCCGTCTCCATGGCCGCCGTCTCTCTCACCGTCAAGGCCAGCGGCGCCCTTCACACCCGGGCCACCCCGCTCCTCACCATCGACGAGATCGACGAGGCGGCGCGCCGGCAGGTGAACTTCCGTGCCCCCGGCCCGTAG
- a CDS encoding DUF6243 family protein — translation MTVSKNINNPVGMGGGQRKRLSRAERQNNGPHRNLDRKGAAERKAELVRKMREKAGEGAEQSGDDTAQS, via the coding sequence ATGACCGTGAGCAAGAACATCAACAACCCCGTGGGCATGGGCGGCGGCCAGCGCAAGAGGCTGTCCCGCGCCGAACGGCAGAACAATGGCCCGCACCGCAACCTCGACCGCAAGGGCGCCGCCGAACGGAAGGCGGAACTGGTGCGCAAGATGCGCGAGAAGGCGGGCGAGGGCGCGGAACAGTCCGGCGACGACACCGCCCAGAGCTGA